The Glutamicibacter mishrai DNA window GCAAAATACAAGGCCACGAACATGATGGCCGTGGCGCCGGTCAGGCCGACCACCACCGGATTCCCGCCTTCAATGAGCGCGGGAACCATGAAGAAGATCATGAAAGCGATGCCGCCAACCAGACCGATCACCGCGCGGGCGCCACGCCAGCCAGCCACCAGCACCACGACCACGCCATAGGCAATGGCCAGAAGGGTCATCGGCAATGTGCGCACGAAGTCAACAAAAACATAGGGGCTTCCGCTGGTGGTATCAACCTTTGAAAGATCCAGATAGCGCAAGGTATCACCCGGGCGGACATCTCGCGATTGCAGCATTTCTGGCGGGATCTCCATCTGGATTTCTGCTCCGCCTGAGGCCGGCATGACATAGGTGACCGTGCATTCCAGCGTTTTGCCGCCGACGTCCGCCAATCCTTCGGAGGAAGGGCAGGTTTCCACGCCGCTGCGAGTGACCGTGCCGGTGGCCATCGTGGCGCCGCCGGCAGTATCCATCGAGCCGTCGAGGGCGAATTTGTCGTAGGTTCCCTTAGGCCACAAGGCAATGACCATAACCAGAGCCAGCACGCCGATCGGTGCGAGCAGGGCCCACAGTATTATCGAAGCGCGATGCCGGCGCTTGGGATCTTGCAATATCGGTTCGTCATGGTGATGGTGGCCCACTGGGTCTTGCTCCAAATCAATAAAGGCGAATCGTCTGCATCAAGTCTAAGAGCACTTCGGAGGCAACCTTGGGATGATCGATAAATCCTCCGCAAGGTTCATGTCGCTGGGGACGATCAGCGAGAGAATTGAGCTATGAGCTTGCCACACTATTTGCCTCCCCCTGCGCCCAGAGCCGATCAGGAGCAGTCTTTTGCTTTCCATCGGCTCATGCGCCGAAACCACAACTACCGGTGGTGGCGCCCGCTGGCCTTCGCCGGAACCGGGCTGGGATTTTTTGTCGCATCGTTCATCGTCGTCATGCTGATGATCTTTGTCGTGGCCATGCTCAATCCGGCTACGTGGGCGGCCGATGCCAGTGGTTCGCCCGACTCGGTATTGACCGAGGCAGAGCTCGACATGGCCTCGCCTATCGACTTCTCCATAACCATGGCGTCATTGATCATCATGATCCCGGCGGTCTATCTGGCATATCTATTGCTTGGCTCCAAGCCAGTCGGCCAGTTGGTTTCCGTGGCCGGAAGACTGCGTTGGCGCTGGTTCGGATTGGCCATTGGCGCTAGCGCATTGCTCTTCGCCGCGTACTTCGCCCTGAGCTTCGCGCTGTCGGCAGCTGGCATTGGTGAGCCAACGGACGCGGCACCTATCAAACCGCCCGCGGATCCATTGTTCTTCGCGCTGCTGGTTATCCTGCTGACGCCTTTTCAATGCGCAGCCGAGGAACTGGTCTTCCGCGGGGCGTTGATGCAGATCATCGGCAGCTGGCTGAAGCATCCGCTCTTTGCGATCCTTCTGCCGGTGCCGTTATTCACCTTCGGCCACCTTTATGACGTGTACGGGTTGCTGGATGTGACAGCGTTCGCCATTGCCGCCGGCTATCTTGCCTGGCGCACCGGCGGGTTGGAAGCTCCGATGGCGATGCACATCATCAACAACACCTTCCTGTTCCTGCTCGGCGCCATGGGCCAGATTGATTTGAACGCTACCGAGTCCGGACCGATGTCTCTGGTCTTCTCGGTCGTCTTCACGGCGCTTTTGACGTTTGTCTTGGTGAAACTGGCCGACAAGAATAATGTTGCCCGTACCGCCGGTCCGACTCCTGCAGCGGCGCAGCCGCCTCTGTTGCAGCCGTGGCCGATGGCGCATCCGGTCTATCACCAGAACCAGGCTCATTGGGCTCCGCCAATGGATCCGTCCGCGCCACCAGCTTCAGCGCCGTACTCGCAGGATTTCCCGCCAGCCAACGGGCACCCTCCAGCGCCTCCAGTCGACTCAACACCGAACGCCGGAGACAACCACGACCGATAACGGTGACTTGATACAAGACAAGGGGTTCTTGCCACGATCTTTTCGTGGCAAGAACCCCTTGTCTCGTTAATTTCTTTTTAGGATTTCGCCCAGCGCAACAGGGCCGCAATGCCCGCGCCGTCCGGAATCATTGAATCAGGGACATACCGGATCGTCGCATCAGTGAGGGCTGTGGCCCGCAGGAGCACTTCCGGTGCCGGCCATTCGCCGGCCACGAGCTCCGCATGGTCATCGCCTTCTTGGTGAGCGATCCACGGTTCTGCGCTCAAGGCACGCAGCGTGTGCTCGTCCTGGTATTGGCCCACGAGAACCGTTTCGGCCTGCGCCGATTGCAACGCGGTGACCACCTCGTCGAGACCCACCGCCAACAGCGATCGTCCGTTGCCTGACTGCGCTGCGACTTTTGCTTCCAAGTCGGCCAGCGCTTTGGATTTCACATCTTCGACCATCTTGCTGATCTGGGCGTCAATCTGCTTTGAATCTGCACCGCCTGTCCTGGTGTGCGAGTCGATGACTTCCACATAATCACGCAAGGCCACTGGCACCTGGGCGATGACAGCCTCGCGAGCCTTGATATCCCCGGAGATCACGATCAGGCGAACGTAATTCTCAGCGGACATCTTCTTGATCAGCTCGGCGACTTCATCAGCGTTCCTGCGCACCATTTCATCGGCGGCCGCCTGTGCCTTGGGCTGGTCATATTCGCCGGGAACCTTGCGGGCGTGGTGGATTTCCTCTGGCAGTCCAACAATCCCTTGACTGGCGATGCGTTCACGCGACGTCGTGTTGTACAGGTGCACTTCGCCGCCGTCCTTGCCTACCTCGGCGACCAGATAGGAGAAGGAGCCACCGCGTGCTCGGGCCAACGCCGTGAAATTCGGGAAGGGACCAACATCCACCGATGGGCTCTGGACCTTGAGGCCTGGAATGATTTCGTTCAGGACAACTTCGCCATCGTGGACGGCGACAAAGCGTGCAACCGGTGCCCTGAGTCCCTCAGCAGGTTCCAACGCACCAGTCAAAGCTTGGACATCGGCAGCCTGGGCTTGCTGGGATTTAAGCAATTTGGCGACGTCGTCGGGAAGCCGGTCAGCTGCTTCTTGGGCTCCCGTCGTGCCCAGTGAAGCATCCACGAGAGCGGTGCTCCATGAACCATTCCTTCGGTAGAGCGAAGCGTCGATTCCATTAGAATCCGCGCGTAGTGCCATGCTGACTCCCTTCCGCACGCGACCCTTGGCCGCGTTGCGACTAGATCCGTGGGACTAACCTAACATCACTATTCAGCGGCTGGAAGAGTTAACCAGAAACTAACTCGTGATTTGGAAGAAATCAGCATGGCCGCAACAATTTACCAGCGGCCGCGCCAGTACTGCGGAGGGTGTGATTTCTCGGCTCCAAGCAGCTGCGCGGCGTGATTCGGCCACTGCGGATTGCCCAGGGCGGCCCGTCCGATGCTCACGCCATCGGCCTGGCCCGAGACCACGATATGTTCTGCCTGGATGGCATCGGTGATGACTCCCACCGCGGTGACAAACGCGTCTTCAGGCAGTGACTGCTTGACTGCCTGCGCCAGCGACACCTGGTAGCCGGGTCCGGTTGGGCCATGGAATGCGCCGATGCCCGCGCTGGAAAGATCAAAGGCACGGACACCAAGCTCATACAATTCTTGGGCCAGCTTGACCGTATCGGCAATGCCCCAGCCTTCCTCGACCCAGTCCTCGCCGGAGAAGCGGATTCCCAGCGGCTTGTGGGCCGGCCAAACAGCCGAGATAGCCTGGACGATCTCGCGCAGGTACCGCGTGCGGTTCTCGAAGCTTCCACCATATTCGTCGGTGCGCTTATTGGTCAGCGGAGAGAGGAACTGGTGGATCAAGTAGCCGTGGGCCGCATGGATCTGGATCAGATCAAAACCTGCAGCATCGGCACGCTGTGCGGCAGCGGCCCAATCCTGGACCGAAGCAGCAATTTGCGCGGTGCTCATTTCCGTTGCCGGCTTCAAATCGAAAAGATCGCTCGGCGTGGAAGTGAAGGTCTCCCAACCTCCGTCTTCCTCGCTGATGCTGCCGAGCTTGCCGGCCTCTTCCAGCTCCGTGAGCCATCCGTAGGTGGACGCTTTCGCCCCAGCGTGGGCCAGCTGGACACCAGCCGCTGCCCCGTGGGAGCGGATGTATTCTGTGATGGGCTTCCATGCCTCGACTTGCTCGTCGTTCCACAATCCAGCGTCGCGGTCAGAGATGCGGCCTTCGGCAGCTACCGCAGTCGCCTCGGCGATGACCAGCGAGAAACCTCCGTGGGCCATGGACCCCAAATGGGCTAGGTGCCAAGTGGTTGGAACGCCATTGCGATCATTGATGGCGTACTGGCACATGGGCGGCAACACGACCCGATTTCGAAGCTGAAGTCCCTCTCCGCTCTTGGTTGGGATGGTTACTGGGCTGAATAACTTGCTTTGTGGCATACCTAGTACGACGTTGAGGCCGCCAATATTATTCCGCCCGGTAACATCATCCGTTCAGCTCACCGGCCGAGAACGAGCACTGCCACCGACAGGTAGACAATCAATCCCGCGGCATCGACAAAGGTGGAAATGAAGGGATTGGAAAACACTGCCGGATCGGCTTTGAAGAACTTCCCGATGATCGGCATGGCTCCCCCGACGGCGGCGGCGATGCTGCACAGTGCCACGAGCGTCATCCCGATGATCATTCCGACTTCCAGTTCAAAGACCACGCTCGCAATAAGGAAGCCGATTGCTCCGAGGCACAGCCCGAGCATCGCTCCGATACGCACTTCCCTGAACATGACGCGCCCCAGATCGCTCACCCGGACATCGCCCATGGCCAGGGCGCGAGTGACGGTAGTGGCTGCCTGATTGCCGGTATTCCCGCCAATGCCGACAATCAGCGGGATGAACAGGCTCAAAACCACCATAGACTCCAAGGTCTGCTCGAATGTGGCCAGCACCTGCACGGTCAGGGTGGCCCCTACGGCAAGGACCAACAGCCAGACAACACGTGCTCGCACCAGTTTGCGCAGCGGGGTTCCGAGGTAAGGGCGGTACAACGGCTCGGAGCCAGCGCTGCGCGCAGTGCGTAATTCCTCAGCGTCCTCCAGCAGATCTATGGCTTCGCCCAGTGGCAGTACTCCAATCAATCGTCCTTCGTTATCGAGCACTGGCATGAGATCCAGGTGGCGCTCAAGAGCCCGGCGCGCCGCCTCTGTATCTGGTTCCGATGCTTGGGCGGTGGGAATTTCAAAAGCTATGTTCGAGATGAGCAGATCCTGTGGCTGTCCGAGGAGGTCGGCTAGCCGTACTGCCCCGATGAATCGGCGGGTGCGGTCAACCACCATGATGAGGTGGCAGTGTTCGGTTGCGTTCAGCTGCGGGGTGATGCAGTTCAGCACCTGCCCGACGGTCAGTTCGGGATGCGTGCTGATGAACTGGGTGGTCATCCCCCGTCCCGCGCTTGAGTCGCGATAGCCCAGCAGCACCCCGGTTGCCTGGCGCTGCTGCTTATCCAGCCCGGCAAGCAGCCGGGTGGCGACGGTCGCTGGAAGCTCGTCGAGCAGGGACACCCGGTCTGCGGGTTCCAGGGCCGCGAAGGCTTCGACCACGGTTGCCTGCTGGAGCGTCTTGATGAGTTCCGCCTGTACCGGGGCATCGAGGTTCTGGAAGAGCTCCAGAGAGCGGTCCTTATCCAGCATGCGATAGAGGATCGCGGCGTCGGCGATTTTCAGGGCTTCAAACTGCTCGATGAGCTGCCCTAGTTCCAGGCCCCGCAGGGTGGTTGCAAGACGCTGGAAATCCTCGGTTGCGAGGCAGTTGCGGATTTCCTGAGAAGTAGTTGAAAAGTCTACGTATTCGAAGGTGAACATGATTATCGTCCAAACGGTTCGTTGCGCGCAAATTCAAGGGCTCGCAAGCAACTACTCACCGCTCTTCACCCAATCATGTGGGTGATAAATCAGTCAGTATTTGCGTGCATGAAAATGCGCATTCCAATAGCGGGAAGGCTACGAACTCGCCGAACGCCCAGCTGTCCTGGAGCAGGAGAAATCAGCTGGCGCGTGAAAAAAGGATCTGGTGAGCTCGTAGATAGATAGATCGACTAGAACTGCCGTCCATGTAGCTCACCTCCTAGGATTCCGAAACATGGATTCATGCTTCGTACAGTGCCATTTCTATCAGGTACCCGATCCGGATAGCCAACAACAAGGGCGCATCTCACATTAAATAGCTTCGGGAGGCCGGATCATCCGACCTCCCGAAGCCCCAGGCTTTAGCCAGCGGTTAGCATTCGACCACGTTGACGGCCAATCCGCCCATCGCGGTCTCTTTGTACTTATCGCTCATGTCCTTGCCGGTTTCACGCATCGTGATGATCACTTCATCCAAGGTGACGTGATGTTCACCGTCACCCATCAGTGCCATCTTGGCCGCGTTGACAGCCTTGGACGCAGCGATCGCATTGCGCTCGATACAAGGAATCTGTACCAGGCCGCCAATGGGATCACAGGTCAAACCGAGGTTGTGCTCCATGGCGATTTCAGCGGCATTCTCCACCTGAGCCGAGGTTCCGCCCAGGACTTCAGCCAATCCGGCTGCGGCCATCGACGAGGCTGAACCCACCTCTCCCTGGCAGCCGACCTCAGCACCGGAAATCGAAGCCTGCTCCTTGTAGAGCACGCCGACGGCGCCGGCAGTCAGCAGGAAGTTCACGACAGCATCGTTCTTCTCTTCTTCATTCCAGTACTTGGCGCCCGGGGCATAGTGGGTGGCGTAGAACAAGACCGCTGGGATGATGCCGGCGGCGCCGTTGGTCGGCGCGGTCACGACGCGGCCGCCGGAAGCATTTTCCTCGTTCACTGCCAAGGCGACCAGGTTGATCCATTCCTGCCAGTACACAGGATCGCGGTCCTTGTCTTCCTTGCGCAGACGCTCATGCCATTCCGGCGCACGGCGGCGGACCTTGAGGCCACCGGGCAAAACGCCGGTACGTTCCAAAGCGGAGTCCTTGCAGTCTTCCATCACGTGGTAGATGTGGATCAGGCCTGAGCGGATCTCTTCGCGGCTGCGGTAGGCCAGCTCGTTAGCCATCATGATTTCGGCAATTGACTTGCCGGTAGACTTAGCATGTTCCAGCAGCTGGGCTGCGGTGGTAAACGGATAAGGCTGCTGTTGCAGCTTCTCTTCCAGGTTCTTCTCGATGCGCTCTTCGGCACCTTCACGCACGATGAAGCCACCGCCAACGGAGAAGAACGTCTCATTGACCAGTTCATTGCCCTGGGCATCCACGGCAACGAACTTCACGCCGTTGGTGTGGCGCGGCAGCACCGTCAGCGGGTGCTGGATCATGTCGTTCACCGAGTAGTCCAGGTCTTTGCGCTGGCCTAGCTGGGCTGCCAGCTGCAGGACCCCGGTGCTTTCCATCTGTGCCAGTCGCTCGTCGACCTGGGAGGGCAGAACTGTTTCGGGTTCAAATCCCTCTAGCCCCAGCATGATGGCGGTGAAAGTTCCGTGCCCGCGACCGGTCGCGGCCAGTGAGCCGTAGACATCGACCCGGATATTATCCAGGGCATCCATCTTCTCTTCACGGATTACTTGGGCAACGAATGCGTGAGCCGCACGCATTGGCCCCACGGTGTGGCTGGACGAAGGTCCAATGCCAACCGAGAAAAGATCGAATACGCTTACCGCCATGGCGGGTCACATCCTTAGAACGTCGGCAATCCGGGAGCTAACTGCCGGAAAGATGGTGTGGTATGCAAAGGGGTCATCCTCGCATCAGGGCATCCGCACAGCGTGGGGTGGAGTTGCGCGGATGAAAGACTGCGGGCCCGAAAAGCGAATATTTCCGCCGTCCGGGCCCTCATCTTCACAAGATGGTGCTACTCGGAAACCTTGGCCAGGTCCGGGTACAGCGGATGGGCCTCAGCCAGCTTCAGGACCCGGTCCTTCAGCTCTGGCAAGACCGAGGTATTGCCATCAGCGCCAGCGATCAGGGTCTGGGCGATGATCTCGGCAACTTCAGCGAAAGCTGCCTCCGAGAAGCCACGGGTTGCCAGCGCCGGGGTACCGATGCGCAGACCCGAGGTGGTCATTGGCGGGCGTGGATCGAATGGCACCGCGTTGCGGTTAACCGTGATCTCCACCTGTGCCAGCAGATCTTCGGCCTGCTGGCCGTCGAGCTCCGAGTTGCGAAGGTCAACCAGGACCAGGTGCACATCGGTGCCACCGGTCAGCACGCTGATGCCCTTGGCTGCCACGTCGTCCTGGGTCAGGCGCTCGGCAAGGATCTTGGCACCAGCCAAGGTGCGCTGCTGGCGCTCCTTGAACTCCTCCGACGCAGCGATCTTGAAGGCTACAGCCTTGCCGGCGATCACGTGCTCCAGCGGGCCGCCCTGCTGGCCTGGGAAGACTGCGGAGTTCAGCTTCTTGGCGATTTCAGCGTCGTTGGACAGGATGATGCCGCCACGAGGACCGGCGAGGGTCTTGTGGGTGGTCGAGGTGACCACGTGGGCGTAAGGCACAGGAGACGGGTGCAGACCAGCTGCCACCAGGCCAGCAAAGTGAGCCATATCCACGAACAAGTAGGCGCCGACCTTGTCAGCGATTTCGCGGAAGCGCTGGAAGTCCAGCTGGCGCGGGTACGCCGACCAGCCGGCCACGATCATCTTCGGCTGGTGCTCGATGGCAAGGCGCTCCACCTCATCCATGTCCACCACGTTGGTCTCTTCGTTCACACCATAAGGAACGATGTTGAACAGGCGGCCGGAGAAATTGATCTTCATGCCGTGGGTCAGGTGTCCACCGTGAGCCAGGTTCAGGCCCAGTACGGTGTCGCCTGGGCGGACCAGCGCGTGGTACACCGAGGCGTTGGCCTGCGCGCCGGAGTGCGGCTGGACGTTGGCGAAGTTCGCGCCGAACAGTTCCTTGATGCGCTCGATAGCCAGGGTCTCGATGACGTCGACTTCTTCGCAGCCACCGTAGTAGCGGCGGCCCGGGTAGCCTTCGGCGTACTTGTTGGTCAGCACCGAACCCTGGGCCTGCATGACGGCCTGGGCGGTGTGGTTCTCCGAGGCGATCATTTCCAGGCCGCGCTGCTGGCGAGCCAGCTCAGCATCGATGCGCTGCGCCACCTCCGGATCGAGGGCTGCCAGCGACTGGGTCAGGGATGCTGGTGCTAGGGATTCAAAAGTCTGGTTGCTCATTACTGGACGTCTCCACCGTTCGCGCTTGCGTAGTCTGCTGCCGAAAGCAGCGGGCCTTCTTCGGTCACTTCTACGGTGAACAGCCAGCCGGCACCGTAGGGGTCTTCGTTCAGGATTGCCGGGTTGTCAACGGCTTCGTCGTTGATGGCAACCACGGTGCCGGTCACTGGCGAGTACAGGTCGGAAACCGACTTGGTGGATTCCACCTCGCCGCAGGTTTCGCCGGCGCTGACGGAATCGCCAACCTCTGGCAGGTCCACGTAGACCACGTCGCCCAGGGCGTCTGCAGCGATCTGGGTGATGCCGACCTTGGCTGGGGACGATGCGTCGATCCACTCATGTTCTGCCGAGTAGCGTAATGACGAAAGAACTTTACTCACGGTATTTCCTCTCCCAAGGGAATAAGCGGGCGTATGGCTTGGCCCTACTGATGTTTAACGTTACTTGGCTCGCGTGTAGAACGGCAGTTCGACGACGACAAATGGCAAAGTCTTACCGCGCAGATCAACCTCTAGCTCGGTGCCGACTTCACTGTATTCTGCATCCACATACCCCAGTGCTACCGGGTAGCCGAGGGTCGGAGATGGCTGTCCTGAGGTGATTTCACCAACAGTGGCCCCGTCCTTGACGATGGCGTAGCCACCGCGTCCGGCGCGCTTGCCCAGGCCCTTCAGACCAACCAGCTTGCGTGCAGGGGTCTGCTCTCTCAGGGCTTCCAAGGCCTTTCGACCCACGAAGTGTTCTTCCTTCTTGAAGGAGACCACAGGGCCAAATCCCGCATCAAATGGGGTGCGTTCGAGGCTCAGCTCGTTGCCGTACAACGGCATGCCGGCCTCCAGGCGAAGCGAGTCGCGGGCGGCCAGGCCGCACGGAACCAACTCGTGATCCGCACCGATGTTGATGATCTTGCTCCACAGTTCGGCGGCATCTTCGTTATCGATGATCAATTCGAAGCCGTCTTCACCGGTGTATCCTGTGCGCGCCAAAAGTACGTCGATACCGCCGAGCACCAGATTAACCGCCGCATAATATTTCACTTCTGTGACGCTCTGGGCACTCTGCTCATCGGCGGCGAGCTTGCCGACGATGGCTTCGGCGTTCGGTCCTTGGACCGCGATCAGGCTCTGGCGTCCCGAGGCGTTATCCACCTCGACGTCGAATCCGGCGGCCCGCTCTTCCAAGGCGGCGGCCACGACATCGGCGTTGCCGGCGTTGGGGACGACCAGGTACTTTTCTTCTTCCAGGCGGTACACGATCAAGTCATCGATGATCTTGCCTTCATCGTTGAGGATCAGCGAGTACTTGGCCTTGCCCACCTTCATGATGGTGAAGTTGCCAGCCAGCGCGGTGTTCAACGCGGTGCCGGCCTGTGGACCGGAAAGGTACACCTCGCCCATGTGGGACAGGTCGAACAGGCCCGCGGTGGAGCGCACCGCCTTGTGCTCTGCCAGTTCCGAACCGTACTTCAGCGGCATGTCCCAGCCGCCGAAGTCGGTGAAGTTCGCGCCGAGTTCCGCATGCTGGGCATGCAGTGCGGTGTGCTTGAGTTCTTGGGTGGTCTCAGTCATCTCAAGGTCTTCCTAGTCTTCGAAGGCTTCAGGAGCAGGGCAGGAGCAGATCAGGTTGCGGTCGCCACCGGCGCCGTCGATGCGGCCCACGGACGGGAAGTACTTGTCGGACTTCAGGCGGGCTACCGGGAAGGCAGCCTGCTCCACCGAGTACTTGCGATCCCAGTTGCTGTTGACCACGGCCGATACGGTGTGCGGTGCGTTGCGCAGCGGGGACTGCTCGATGCTGTAGATGCCCGAGAGCACTTCTTCCATTTCCTGGCGGATGGTGATCATCGCTTCGATGAAGCGCTCGATCTCGCCCAGGTCTTCGGACTCGGTTGGCTCGATCATCAGGGTGCCGGCTACCGGGAAGGACAGGGTTGGTGCGTGGAAGCCGAAGTCGATCAGGCGCTTGGCCACGTCTTCGGCGGTGACGCCGGTCTTGGCGGTCAGTTCGCGCAAGTCCAGGATGCACTCGTGGGCAACCAGGCCCTTGTTGCCGGTGAACAGTACTGGGAAGTGCTCGTTCAGGCGCTTGGCGATATAGTTCGCGTTCAAGATCGCGTGCTTGGTGGCTTCGGTCAAGCCTTCGCCACCCATCATGGCGATGTAGGCCCAGGAGATCGGCAGGACGCCGGCCGAGCCGAAGGCGGTGGCCACTACCGGCACACCGTCACGCTCGGTGTAGGTGCCCGAGGCATCGCCTGGCAGGAATGGCAGCAGGTGCTCGCCTACGCCGATCGGGCCCACGCCTGGGCCGCCACCGCCGTGGGGGATGCAGAAGGTCTTGTGCAGGTTCAGGTGCGATACGTCGCCGCCGAACTTTCCTGGCTGGGCCAGGCCGACCATGGCGTTCATGTTTGCGCCGTCGATGTACACCTGGCCACCTGCTGCGTGGATCTTGTCGCAGACCTCGCGCACGTCGGCGTCGTAGACGCCGTGGGTGGATGGGTAGGTGATCATGATGGCGGCCAGCACGTCCTTGTTGGCCTCGATCTTGGCATCCAGGTCATTGGCGTCGATGGTGCCGTCGGCTGCGGTCTTCACAACCACGACCTTCATGCCGGCCAGCACTGCCGAGGCGGCGTTGGTGCCGTGGGCGGAGGCCGGGATCAGGCAGACGTTGCGCTGGCCTTCGCCGCGCGATGCATGGTAATCCGAGATGGCCAGCAGGCCTGCGTACTCGCCCTGCGAGCCAGCGTTTGGCTGGATGGACACGCCAGCGTAGCCGGTGATCGCGGTCAGGCGACCTTCCAAGTCGGTGATCAGCTCGCGCCAGCCCTCGGTCTGCGCTGCAGGAGCGTAAGGGTGGATGGAAGCGAATTCCGGCCAGGTGATGGATTCCATCTCGGCGGCGGAGTTCAGTTTCATGGTGCACGAACCCAGCGGGATCATGGTGCGGTCCAGGGCCAGGTCGCGGTCCGAGAGGCGGCGCAGGTAGCGCATCATCTGGGTCTCGGAGGAGATGGTGTTGAAGATCGGGTGGGTCAGGTAGTCGCTGGTGCGCTGCTGCGATGCCGGGATCTCGAAGCCTTCCGGAGCGGAGAGCTCAACGCCGAAAACGGCCAGCAGCGACTTGACGATGTCCGAGGTGGTGGTTTCGTCGGTGGAGACGCCCACCTGGGTGTCGCTGACCTTGCGCAGGTTGATGCCTGCTTCGACGGCCTTGGCGATGATCTCTTCGGCGTTCTTCACGTTCACCACGACGGTGTCGAAGAAGGTGTCCGAGGCCAGTGTGAAGCCGCCGGATACCAGCGAGCTGGCGATCACGCGGGCGTGGTTGTTGGCGCGGGTGGCGATCTGCTTCAGGCCTGCCGGTCCGTGGTAGACCGCGTACATCGAGGCGCAGATGGCCAGCAGGGCCTGCGCGGTGCAGATGTTGGAGGTGGCCTTCTCGCGGCGGATGTGCTGCTCGCGGGTCTGCAGGGCCAGGCGGTAGGCAGGCACGCCGGAGTCATCCACCGAAACGC harbors:
- the gcvH gene encoding glycine cleavage system protein GcvH; translated protein: MSKVLSSLRYSAEHEWIDASSPAKVGITQIAADALGDVVYVDLPEVGDSVSAGETCGEVESTKSVSDLYSPVTGTVVAINDEAVDNPAILNEDPYGAGWLFTVEVTEEGPLLSAADYASANGGDVQ
- the mgtE gene encoding magnesium transporter gives rise to the protein MFTFEYVDFSTTSQEIRNCLATEDFQRLATTLRGLELGQLIEQFEALKIADAAILYRMLDKDRSLELFQNLDAPVQAELIKTLQQATVVEAFAALEPADRVSLLDELPATVATRLLAGLDKQQRQATGVLLGYRDSSAGRGMTTQFISTHPELTVGQVLNCITPQLNATEHCHLIMVVDRTRRFIGAVRLADLLGQPQDLLISNIAFEIPTAQASEPDTEAARRALERHLDLMPVLDNEGRLIGVLPLGEAIDLLEDAEELRTARSAGSEPLYRPYLGTPLRKLVRARVVWLLVLAVGATLTVQVLATFEQTLESMVVLSLFIPLIVGIGGNTGNQAATTVTRALAMGDVRVSDLGRVMFREVRIGAMLGLCLGAIGFLIASVVFELEVGMIIGMTLVALCSIAAAVGGAMPIIGKFFKADPAVFSNPFISTFVDAAGLIVYLSVAVLVLGR
- a CDS encoding CPBP family intramembrane glutamic endopeptidase, whose amino-acid sequence is MSLPHYLPPPAPRADQEQSFAFHRLMRRNHNYRWWRPLAFAGTGLGFFVASFIVVMLMIFVVAMLNPATWAADASGSPDSVLTEAELDMASPIDFSITMASLIIMIPAVYLAYLLLGSKPVGQLVSVAGRLRWRWFGLAIGASALLFAAYFALSFALSAAGIGEPTDAAPIKPPADPLFFALLVILLTPFQCAAEELVFRGALMQIIGSWLKHPLFAILLPVPLFTFGHLYDVYGLLDVTAFAIAAGYLAWRTGGLEAPMAMHIINNTFLFLLGAMGQIDLNATESGPMSLVFSVVFTALLTFVLVKLADKNNVARTAGPTPAAAQPPLLQPWPMAHPVYHQNQAHWAPPMDPSAPPASAPYSQDFPPANGHPPAPPVDSTPNAGDNHDR
- the glyA gene encoding serine hydroxymethyltransferase; its protein translation is MSNQTFESLAPASLTQSLAALDPEVAQRIDAELARQQRGLEMIASENHTAQAVMQAQGSVLTNKYAEGYPGRRYYGGCEEVDVIETLAIERIKELFGANFANVQPHSGAQANASVYHALVRPGDTVLGLNLAHGGHLTHGMKINFSGRLFNIVPYGVNEETNVVDMDEVERLAIEHQPKMIVAGWSAYPRQLDFQRFREIADKVGAYLFVDMAHFAGLVAAGLHPSPVPYAHVVTSTTHKTLAGPRGGIILSNDAEIAKKLNSAVFPGQQGGPLEHVIAGKAVAFKIAASEEFKERQQRTLAGAKILAERLTQDDVAAKGISVLTGGTDVHLVLVDLRNSELDGQQAEDLLAQVEITVNRNAVPFDPRPPMTTSGLRIGTPALATRGFSEAAFAEVAEIIAQTLIAGADGNTSVLPELKDRVLKLAEAHPLYPDLAKVSE
- a CDS encoding NADH:flavin oxidoreductase/NADH oxidase, which gives rise to MPQSKLFSPVTIPTKSGEGLQLRNRVVLPPMCQYAINDRNGVPTTWHLAHLGSMAHGGFSLVIAEATAVAAEGRISDRDAGLWNDEQVEAWKPITEYIRSHGAAAGVQLAHAGAKASTYGWLTELEEAGKLGSISEEDGGWETFTSTPSDLFDLKPATEMSTAQIAASVQDWAAAAQRADAAGFDLIQIHAAHGYLIHQFLSPLTNKRTDEYGGSFENRTRYLREIVQAISAVWPAHKPLGIRFSGEDWVEEGWGIADTVKLAQELYELGVRAFDLSSAGIGAFHGPTGPGYQVSLAQAVKQSLPEDAFVTAVGVITDAIQAEHIVVSGQADGVSIGRAALGNPQWPNHAAQLLGAEKSHPPQYWRGRW
- a CDS encoding L-serine ammonia-lyase, which gives rise to MAVSVFDLFSVGIGPSSSHTVGPMRAAHAFVAQVIREEKMDALDNIRVDVYGSLAATGRGHGTFTAIMLGLEGFEPETVLPSQVDERLAQMESTGVLQLAAQLGQRKDLDYSVNDMIQHPLTVLPRHTNGVKFVAVDAQGNELVNETFFSVGGGFIVREGAEERIEKNLEEKLQQQPYPFTTAAQLLEHAKSTGKSIAEIMMANELAYRSREEIRSGLIHIYHVMEDCKDSALERTGVLPGGLKVRRRAPEWHERLRKEDKDRDPVYWQEWINLVALAVNEENASGGRVVTAPTNGAAGIIPAVLFYATHYAPGAKYWNEEEKNDAVVNFLLTAGAVGVLYKEQASISGAEVGCQGEVGSASSMAAAGLAEVLGGTSAQVENAAEIAMEHNLGLTCDPIGGLVQIPCIERNAIAASKAVNAAKMALMGDGEHHVTLDEVIITMRETGKDMSDKYKETAMGGLAVNVVEC
- a CDS encoding YibE/F family protein, with translation MGHHHHDEPILQDPKRRHRASIILWALLAPIGVLALVMVIALWPKGTYDKFALDGSMDTAGGATMATGTVTRSGVETCPSSEGLADVGGKTLECTVTYVMPASGGAEIQMEIPPEMLQSRDVRPGDTLRYLDLSKVDTTSGSPYVFVDFVRTLPMTLLAIAYGVVVVLVAGWRGARAVIGLVGGIAFMIFFMVPALIEGGNPVVVGLTGATAIMFVALYFAHGLNAKTSTALLGTLFGLGVTAALALWLTDAAALTGANDESSMTLATVAPQISLPGLLICGVLVGGMGVLNDVTITQSATVWELAETSPKASAKELFFRGMRIGRDHIASTVYTIAFAYAGAALPILAIAAMSNQGFGVTLSSGEMAEEVIRILIGSIGLVLAIPVTTAIAVMVVKATGTGGAHGKRSLFAANADA